The proteins below come from a single Prolixibacter sp. NT017 genomic window:
- a CDS encoding IS3 family transposase has translation MYPLVSKSVLCELFGFSRQAWYDSKKRHSVKQMQEVFILKQVKILRREHPRMGAEKLLLLLTSTLQEHNIKYGRDKFFNLLGEHGLLVRRRKRGPKTTNSNHFYRKYPNLIRDIELVSSGRLWVSDITYLRTEKGFVYLSLVTDAYSKKIVGWSLWPDLTSEGALNALRMAVAGEGVKPNLIHHSDRGIQYCCNDYVNYLKGAKINISMTENGDPYENAVAERVNGILKGEYSLQDTFADYHAALEAVKLAVYKYNHKRPHRSVDMMFPTDAHKQTGTLKKHWKKRSYPLKRESGDT, from the coding sequence ATGTACCCGTTGGTATCCAAATCGGTACTGTGTGAACTGTTTGGGTTTAGCCGTCAGGCCTGGTACGATAGCAAAAAGCGTCACTCAGTAAAACAAATGCAGGAGGTGTTCATTTTGAAGCAGGTAAAAATACTTCGCCGCGAACATCCCCGCATGGGAGCAGAGAAACTCCTTTTATTACTGACTTCCACACTACAGGAACACAACATCAAATACGGAAGAGACAAGTTTTTCAACCTGCTCGGGGAGCACGGTTTGTTGGTGCGGCGCCGTAAGCGGGGCCCGAAAACCACTAATTCGAACCATTTTTACCGTAAATATCCCAATCTAATCCGGGATATCGAACTGGTCAGTTCAGGCAGACTCTGGGTCAGTGATATTACTTACCTGCGAACCGAAAAAGGCTTTGTCTACCTGTCCCTGGTAACCGATGCCTATTCGAAGAAAATTGTCGGATGGAGCCTCTGGCCCGACCTGACCAGTGAAGGGGCCTTAAATGCCCTAAGAATGGCCGTTGCCGGCGAAGGTGTAAAGCCGAACCTGATTCATCACTCCGACAGGGGGATTCAGTATTGCTGCAATGATTACGTGAACTACCTGAAAGGAGCTAAAATCAACATATCTATGACTGAAAACGGAGACCCTTATGAAAATGCGGTAGCCGAACGTGTTAATGGTATTCTGAAGGGAGAGTACAGCTTACAGGACACTTTTGCCGATTATCACGCAGCCCTGGAAGCGGTAAAACTCGCTGTATACAAATACAATCATAAACGGCCGCATCGTAGTGTGGACATGATGTTCCCCACTGATGCACATAAGCAAACCGGAACATTAAAGAAACACTGGAAAAAGCGGTCCTATCCGTTGAAGCGTGAATCAGGTGATACATAA
- a CDS encoding transposase — MQSALFEYLGGICKGLDCNPVRVGGTDDHIHILCTLSRKITQANLIEQLKKESSKWIKTKGGHYRHF; from the coding sequence ATTCAATCCGCCCTTTTCGAATACCTTGGAGGAATTTGCAAAGGTTTGGATTGCAATCCTGTTAGGGTAGGAGGAACCGATGATCATATTCATATCCTGTGTACGTTATCGCGAAAGATAACCCAGGCCAACCTGATTGAGCAATTGAAAAAAGAATCCTCGAAATGGATAAAGACAAAAGGAGGACACTATCGTCATTTTTAA
- the mnmE gene encoding tRNA uridine-5-carboxymethylaminomethyl(34) synthesis GTPase MnmE, translating into MIDQSTICAISTPPGVGGIAVIRLSGQKAVAITEEVFISPNQEKKLADQPANTLHFGTIRTGEKIIDEVVVSLFRAPHSFTGEDVVEISCHGSQYIQQAILELLLSKGARMAGPGEFTQRAFLNGKMDLSQAEAVADLIASTSAASHKLALNQMRGGFSQELIKLRGELLSFVSLIELELDFSEEDVEFADRTQLLELATRIEEMIGKLADSFKLGNVIKNGIPVTIAGETNVGKSTLLNALLNDERAIVSEIEGTTRDVIEDIINIRGVSFRFIDTAGIRTTADKIESMGIERTYQKIKQASIVLLLLDLTREPEKYLQNLEDVRQHISQQNLIIVGNKADQVDEGVVRKMLMDITLADNEDMVFISAKMGHNIDSLKSLLLETVNLAKLNNEEDVIVTNARHYEALTQARESIQRVLDGIENGITGDFLSQDIRECMHYLGLITGEISTDEVLGNIFRNFCIGK; encoded by the coding sequence ATGATCGATCAATCAACCATATGCGCCATTTCCACCCCACCGGGCGTGGGTGGCATCGCGGTAATCCGCCTTTCAGGACAAAAGGCCGTCGCCATTACCGAGGAAGTTTTTATATCCCCTAATCAAGAGAAAAAACTGGCCGACCAACCAGCCAACACCCTTCATTTCGGCACCATCCGCACCGGCGAGAAGATTATCGACGAGGTGGTGGTGAGTTTGTTCCGCGCTCCTCATTCCTTTACAGGAGAAGATGTGGTAGAAATCTCGTGTCACGGCTCGCAATACATACAGCAAGCTATTCTCGAACTGTTGCTCTCGAAAGGAGCACGCATGGCCGGTCCGGGGGAGTTTACCCAACGGGCTTTCTTGAATGGCAAAATGGACCTCTCCCAGGCCGAAGCCGTGGCCGACCTGATTGCTTCCACGTCTGCCGCTTCGCATAAACTGGCATTGAACCAAATGCGCGGAGGCTTCTCACAGGAACTCATCAAACTGCGTGGTGAATTGCTCAGCTTTGTCTCCCTCATCGAGCTGGAGCTTGATTTTAGCGAGGAAGATGTGGAATTTGCCGACCGTACCCAATTGCTCGAACTGGCTACCCGCATCGAGGAAATGATTGGCAAGCTGGCCGACTCATTCAAGCTGGGAAATGTCATCAAGAACGGCATTCCGGTCACCATCGCCGGCGAGACCAACGTGGGGAAATCGACCCTGCTGAATGCCCTGTTGAATGACGAACGCGCCATCGTATCCGAGATTGAAGGAACCACCCGCGACGTCATCGAGGATATCATCAACATCCGCGGTGTCAGTTTCCGGTTCATCGATACGGCCGGCATCCGGACCACCGCCGATAAAATCGAGAGTATGGGTATCGAGCGGACGTACCAGAAGATCAAACAGGCTAGCATTGTATTACTACTGCTTGACCTGACCCGCGAGCCGGAAAAATACCTGCAAAACCTGGAAGATGTGCGCCAGCATATCAGTCAACAGAACCTGATTATCGTCGGTAACAAAGCTGACCAGGTAGATGAGGGCGTTGTCCGAAAGATGCTAATGGACATTACCCTGGCCGATAATGAAGATATGGTCTTCATCTCCGCCAAGATGGGCCATAACATCGATAGTCTGAAGAGTCTGCTGCTCGAAACAGTCAATCTGGCGAAACTCAACAATGAAGAAGATGTGATTGTCACCAATGCGCGTCACTATGAAGCGCTCACCCAGGCCCGCGAATCCATTCAGCGCGTATTGGATGGCATCGAAAATGGTATTACCGGCGACTTCCTCTCGCAGGATATCCGTGAATGCATGCATTACTTGGGCCTCATCACCGGTGAGATTAGCACGGACGAGGTGCTGGGGAATATTTTCCGGAATTTTTGTATCGGTAAATAA
- the arsB gene encoding ACR3 family arsenite efflux transporter, whose product MNQEKKRIGFFEKYLTLWVALCIAGGIAIGRFAGDSIQFLSKMELFHVNIPVAVLIWLMIYPMMLQIDFSSLKKVGKRPKGLILTLVVNWLIKPFTMAFFAWIFFSKLYSAFINPDMAGEYIAGAILLGAAPCTAMVFVWSYLTDGDPNYTLVQVSVNDLIILVAFVPIVGLLLGITNVHIPYNTLIASILIFVVIPLAAGYTTNKRLIRRKGEEWFKTVFLPRFKPVSIVALLSTLVLLFAFQGTNITHNPLIILLVAIPLIIQTYFIFFITWFGGRRLKLPHTVCAPAAMIGASNFFELAVAVAISLFGLQSPAALVTVVGVLVEVPVMLSLVRLANRWKY is encoded by the coding sequence ATGAATCAAGAAAAAAAACGTATCGGTTTTTTTGAGAAATATCTCACCCTTTGGGTAGCTCTGTGCATTGCGGGAGGAATCGCAATAGGCCGTTTTGCCGGTGACAGCATTCAATTTTTGAGCAAGATGGAGCTTTTTCATGTCAATATCCCGGTGGCGGTGCTCATCTGGTTGATGATTTACCCTATGATGTTGCAAATTGACTTTTCCAGTCTCAAAAAAGTTGGGAAACGACCGAAGGGATTAATTCTCACGTTGGTAGTCAACTGGCTGATCAAGCCTTTCACGATGGCTTTCTTTGCCTGGATTTTCTTTTCCAAGCTTTACTCAGCGTTCATTAATCCGGATATGGCCGGTGAGTATATTGCCGGTGCCATTTTGCTGGGGGCCGCACCATGTACGGCAATGGTATTTGTATGGAGTTACCTCACTGATGGAGATCCTAACTATACACTCGTACAGGTTTCGGTAAATGACCTTATTATTTTGGTTGCCTTTGTGCCTATTGTAGGGCTGTTGCTGGGTATTACCAATGTCCACATTCCTTATAATACGCTTATCGCCAGCATTCTGATATTTGTAGTCATTCCTCTGGCAGCCGGATACACCACAAATAAGCGACTCATTCGCCGCAAAGGCGAAGAATGGTTTAAGACTGTATTTCTTCCCCGGTTTAAACCCGTTTCCATCGTCGCCTTGCTTAGCACACTGGTACTGTTATTTGCCTTCCAGGGAACGAATATTACCCACAATCCGCTCATCATTCTATTGGTAGCGATACCACTGATCATTCAGACCTATTTCATCTTCTTTATTACCTGGTTTGGCGGCCGAAGACTGAAATTACCACATACTGTTTGCGCTCCGGCTGCAATGATTGGCGCCAGCAACTTCTTCGAACTGGCGGTGGCTGTGGCTATTTCCCTGTTCGGATTACAGTCCCCTGCTGCTTTGGTGACAGTTGTGGGTGTACTGGTAGAAGTACCGGTCATGCTCTCTCTTGTACGTCTTGCTAATCGCTGGAAATACTGA
- a CDS encoding arsenite methyltransferase: MQVKPEDLKLLVQEKYGEIASQSKETNQSSCCGGTSCCGDSTYTIFSDDYTMLKGYNADADLGLGCGLPTEFARIKEGDHVLDLGSGAGNDCFVARAITGETGKVTGLDFTDAMLEKARKNLEKTGFTNVEFVKGDIEEMPLPENTFDVVISNCVLNLVPDKEKAFSSIFRVLKPGGHFCISDVVLDGDLPEGLIKEAELYAGCVSGAIQREQYLSIIEEKGFFDIKVEKNKAITIPDDILSNYLSEQEMEEYKTSGTGIFSITVTANK, translated from the coding sequence ATGCAAGTAAAACCTGAAGATTTAAAACTGTTGGTGCAGGAAAAATACGGCGAGATTGCCTCGCAGAGTAAAGAAACAAACCAGTCATCATGCTGCGGCGGAACCAGTTGCTGCGGTGATTCCACCTATACCATTTTCAGTGACGATTACACCATGCTGAAAGGTTATAATGCTGACGCCGACCTGGGACTGGGTTGTGGTTTGCCCACTGAATTTGCCCGCATCAAAGAAGGTGACCATGTACTCGATCTGGGAAGTGGTGCCGGAAATGACTGCTTTGTGGCCCGCGCCATCACCGGCGAAACCGGGAAAGTAACCGGCCTCGATTTTACTGATGCCATGCTCGAAAAAGCCCGGAAGAACCTGGAGAAAACCGGTTTCACCAATGTCGAATTTGTGAAAGGCGACATCGAAGAGATGCCGTTGCCGGAAAATACCTTCGATGTGGTCATCAGCAACTGCGTACTGAACCTGGTTCCCGATAAGGAAAAAGCCTTTAGCAGTATTTTCAGGGTACTGAAACCCGGAGGCCACTTTTGTATCTCCGATGTAGTGCTGGACGGTGATCTGCCGGAAGGCTTAATCAAGGAAGCCGAACTGTATGCAGGATGTGTATCGGGCGCGATTCAGCGTGAGCAATATCTTTCCATTATTGAAGAGAAAGGCTTTTTCGATATCAAGGTCGAAAAGAACAAAGCCATCACCATCCCGGATGATATCCTGAGCAATTACCTGTCGGAGCAGGAGATGGAGGAGTATAAGACTTCCGGAACCGGCATTTTCAGCATTACCGTTACCGCTAACAAATAA